From Acidothermus cellulolyticus 11B, a single genomic window includes:
- a CDS encoding DUF885 family protein, with protein MDDRLRAICDLQVPEAREGAGLHDYDGRIQDLSPDGIRAGLSRLGGPTLADPHDEAHVAAFESALRVFFGDLEMHRRNPLVHLANLDVSCYDREYAPKEDREAAKLAHLAAWPDAVDMAIASLDAVPAPVAEALLGPAEGLAAGFDGSHEVVQRALAAHQRFVAHVRRAAQTGPPDVSLGAQALSALMGAGEALTVDLGRLAEQADAERDRLREILREACARIDPTAAPNEVVERLLADHPDADGVLAEAQAQVDEVLAFTAQHQLVPYLDGECVVGPAPESRRWGMAMMAWAAPGEPDGPSFYWVTPPDPAWPAEDVEAWLKVFSRTTLPLITLHEVSPGHFAHGRALRRAPTLVRQILVSPSFTEGWAHYIEELCVDLGFRSGDPRVTIGMAIEALVRVTRLACAIGIHTGAMTVTDAAARFASDAFLAGPAALSEARRATFDPTYGRYTWGKLEIRALQEKARRTWGPAYSHQRFHAALLRLGAPPLGLIEAALDDQRG; from the coding sequence ATGGACGACCGGCTCCGCGCGATATGCGATCTGCAAGTTCCGGAGGCCCGGGAGGGGGCCGGCTTACACGACTACGACGGCCGGATCCAGGACCTGTCGCCGGATGGAATTCGTGCCGGCCTTTCCCGGCTCGGCGGGCCGACGCTCGCTGACCCGCACGACGAGGCGCACGTCGCCGCCTTCGAGTCCGCGCTGCGGGTCTTCTTCGGCGACCTGGAGATGCACCGGCGGAATCCGCTCGTTCACCTCGCCAACTTGGACGTCTCCTGCTATGACCGGGAATACGCGCCGAAGGAGGACCGGGAAGCGGCAAAGCTCGCGCATCTCGCGGCATGGCCGGACGCCGTCGACATGGCGATCGCGTCATTGGACGCCGTCCCCGCGCCGGTCGCCGAGGCCCTCCTCGGACCGGCTGAGGGGCTTGCCGCCGGGTTCGACGGCTCGCATGAGGTTGTGCAACGCGCTCTCGCCGCACACCAGCGATTTGTCGCCCATGTGCGCCGGGCAGCCCAGACCGGCCCGCCGGACGTCAGCCTCGGTGCGCAGGCACTCTCCGCCCTCATGGGTGCCGGCGAGGCACTGACGGTCGATCTCGGCCGGCTCGCCGAGCAAGCGGACGCCGAACGCGACCGGTTACGGGAAATCCTCCGTGAGGCGTGCGCCCGTATTGACCCGACCGCCGCCCCGAACGAGGTCGTCGAACGGCTGCTCGCCGACCACCCAGACGCCGACGGGGTCCTCGCCGAGGCCCAGGCGCAGGTCGATGAGGTACTGGCATTCACCGCGCAGCACCAGCTGGTGCCCTACCTCGATGGGGAGTGCGTAGTCGGGCCGGCACCAGAATCGCGTCGCTGGGGCATGGCCATGATGGCGTGGGCGGCGCCCGGTGAACCGGACGGGCCGTCGTTCTACTGGGTCACTCCGCCGGATCCGGCCTGGCCGGCCGAGGACGTCGAGGCGTGGCTCAAGGTGTTCTCCCGCACGACCCTGCCGCTGATCACCCTGCATGAGGTCTCACCCGGCCATTTCGCGCACGGCCGCGCGCTCCGCCGCGCTCCGACGTTGGTGCGGCAAATTCTCGTCTCGCCGTCCTTCACCGAAGGGTGGGCGCACTACATCGAAGAACTCTGCGTGGATCTCGGTTTCCGCTCCGGCGATCCGCGGGTGACCATCGGCATGGCCATCGAGGCCCTGGTACGGGTAACCCGGCTGGCCTGCGCCATCGGCATCCACACCGGGGCGATGACGGTGACCGACGCGGCGGCGCGCTTTGCCTCCGACGCATTTCTCGCCGGGCCGGCCGCGCTCTCGGAGGCCCGCCGTGCCACGTTCGATCCGACGTACGGCCGCTACACCTGGGGAAAGCTGGAAATCCGCGCCCTGCAGGAGAAAGCCCGCCGCACCTGGGGGCCGGCATACTCCCACCAGCGGTTCCATGCCGCCTTGCTGCGCCTCGGCGCGCCGCCGCTCGGGCTCATCGAAGCCGCCCTAGACGATCAACGCGGCTGA